GAAAGGCCTGCGGCGATGACCACCGTCTGGCTGTCCTGGATACCGGTTTTCACCAGGTGCTTGCTGACCTTATTGTCGCTGTTAAGTACCCAGACGAAGTTACCTTCGTTACCCATCTGCAGGGCAGCCGTTGGGATCACCACCGCGTTCTCTTCGGTGGCGACCAGCATGCGCGCGTTGACGAACTGGTTCGGGAAGAGGGCATCGTCCTGGTTGTTAAAGCGCGCCTTCAGCTTGATGGTGCCGGTGGTGGTGTCGATCTGATTATCCAGGCTGAGCAGGGAGCCTTCGCTCAGCTTCTGCTTGTTGCTGCGGTCCCAGGCTTCAACCACCAGCCCTTTACCGGCTTTTTGCGCCTGCACCACGGTCGCAATGTCGCTTTCCGGCAGGGTAAAGACTAAATCAATCGGGTGGGTCTGGGTGATCACCACGATGCCCGTGGTGTCGCCGCTGGAGATCTGGTTGCCGATATCGACCTGCTTCAGGCCCACGCGCCCGTCAATCGGCGCGGTGATGCGGCTCCAGTCCAGCTGCAGCTGTGCGCTGGCCACGGCGGCCTCGTCGGCTTTGATGGTACCCTGCGTTTCGCTGACCAGCGACTGCTGGGTGTCCAGCTCCTGACGAGACACGAGGTTGGTTTTCACCAGCTGCTGGTAGCGGGCC
This region of Enterobacter asburiae genomic DNA includes:
- a CDS encoding MdtA/MuxA family multidrug efflux RND transporter periplasmic adaptor subunit — encoded protein: MKGSNKSRWAIAAGIIVVVLAAAWYWHSQSANTAAPAGANSQAQRPAGGGRQGMRGGALAPVQAATAVNKAVPRYLTGLGTITAANTVTVRSRVDGQLMAIHFQEGQQVKAGDLLAEIDPSQFKVALAQAQGQLAKDKATLANARRDLARYQQLVKTNLVSRQELDTQQSLVSETQGTIKADEAAVASAQLQLDWSRITAPIDGRVGLKQVDIGNQISSGDTTGIVVITQTHPIDLVFTLPESDIATVVQAQKAGKGLVVEAWDRSNKQKLSEGSLLSLDNQIDTTTGTIKLKARFNNQDDALFPNQFVNARMLVATEENAVVIPTAALQMGNEGNFVWVLNSDNKVSKHLVKTGIQDSQTVVIAAGLSAGDRVVTDGIDRLTEGAKVEVVEPAKQGEKS